In a single window of the Acetivibrio clariflavus DSM 19732 genome:
- a CDS encoding peptide chain release factor 3, whose protein sequence is MSNIKEIITKEVDRRRTFAIISHPDAGKTTLTEKLLLYGGAIRLAGSVKARKANRHAISDWMEIEKQRGISVTSSVMQFEYNGYCINILDTPGHQDFSEDTYRTLMAADSAVMLIDGAKGVEAQTIKLFHVCKMRGIPIFTFVNKMDRASKDPFELMEEIEKVLGIQSYPMNWPIGTDGDFKGVYNRKLKQIELFEGGNHGQTVVSSQKGSIDDQVFADLLGDHYYNKLREDIELLDMAGEEFDKKRVLKGELTPIFFGSAMTNFGVQPFLEEFLSLAPCPGIKNSSAGEVDPTWDKFTAFVFKIQANMNPAHRDRIAFMRICSGRFYKGMEVNHVQQKKTVKLSQPQQFMAQERTIVEEAFAGDIIGVFDPGIFKIGDTLCEANSDLKFEGIPIFPAEHFARVMSADTMKRKQFIKGINQLSEEGAIQVFKQIDIGIEALIIGTVGVLQFEVLEYRLKNEYGVDIKMQHLPYKHARWIENSDIDPRKLTLTSSTMIVQDENDRYVLLFENEWSIRWAEEKNKDLVLYDIAKKVE, encoded by the coding sequence ATGTCGAATATAAAAGAGATTATAACTAAAGAAGTTGACAGAAGAAGAACTTTTGCCATTATATCGCACCCCGACGCGGGAAAGACCACATTAACAGAAAAGCTTCTATTATATGGTGGAGCTATAAGACTTGCCGGTTCGGTTAAAGCAAGGAAAGCTAACCGGCACGCAATATCCGACTGGATGGAAATTGAAAAGCAGAGAGGTATATCGGTTACTTCAAGCGTTATGCAATTTGAATATAACGGCTATTGTATAAACATCCTGGACACCCCCGGTCACCAGGATTTCAGCGAAGATACATACCGTACACTTATGGCAGCCGACAGTGCCGTAATGCTGATTGACGGTGCAAAGGGTGTTGAAGCACAAACCATAAAGCTTTTCCATGTATGTAAGATGAGGGGTATCCCCATCTTCACTTTTGTAAACAAGATGGACAGGGCTTCAAAAGATCCTTTTGAGCTTATGGAAGAAATTGAAAAAGTCCTCGGTATCCAATCATATCCAATGAACTGGCCTATAGGTACCGATGGTGACTTTAAAGGTGTATATAACAGAAAGCTCAAACAAATCGAACTGTTTGAAGGCGGAAATCACGGTCAGACGGTTGTTTCATCTCAAAAAGGAAGTATTGACGACCAAGTTTTTGCCGATCTTTTGGGAGACCATTATTACAATAAGCTGCGTGAAGATATAGAGCTTCTGGATATGGCAGGAGAAGAATTTGACAAAAAAAGAGTACTTAAAGGTGAATTAACTCCAATTTTCTTCGGAAGTGCCATGACCAATTTCGGGGTCCAGCCCTTCTTAGAGGAGTTTCTTTCCCTTGCTCCATGTCCGGGTATAAAAAACTCATCAGCCGGTGAAGTTGATCCCACCTGGGATAAATTCACTGCTTTTGTGTTTAAGATTCAGGCAAATATGAATCCTGCCCATAGAGACAGAATAGCCTTTATGCGCATATGTTCCGGACGTTTCTACAAAGGTATGGAAGTTAACCATGTACAACAGAAAAAAACTGTCAAACTCTCACAACCTCAACAATTCATGGCACAAGAGCGCACAATAGTTGAAGAAGCCTTTGCCGGTGATATAATAGGTGTTTTTGACCCGGGTATTTTTAAAATAGGAGACACTCTTTGCGAAGCCAACAGTGACCTCAAGTTTGAAGGGATACCCATTTTCCCGGCAGAACATTTTGCCAGGGTAATGTCGGCAGATACAATGAAGCGTAAGCAATTTATAAAAGGAATCAACCAATTGTCTGAAGAAGGTGCCATACAGGTATTCAAACAAATTGATATAGGTATAGAAGCTTTAATTATAGGTACAGTCGGAGTACTTCAGTTTGAAGTTCTTGAATACAGACTTAAAAATGAATATGGTGTCGATATAAAAATGCAGCACTTGCCTTACAAACACGCACGGTGGATAGAAAATTCC
- a CDS encoding nucleoside kinase produces the protein MNENNMNLIKITFPDGTEKEVIEGTSLLELSYEFGGDYKSAIVAAKVDNDIKELTFRIYNSANIEFIDLTNDDGMRIYNRSLSFLLIKAVNDLFPDRKVIISHSISKGIFCEINGETPLTAEEVTKIEERMRELVKRKIPFIKKILSIEEAREIFSKTGRLDRFRAIEHRKKPYVTIYNCDGYEDYFYGYMVPDTGYLQKFALKFYETGLIMMFPDKSNPDIIPKFKEQKKLFAIFTEYKRWGRILGVQDVGSLNALVKEGRANELIRVGEALHEKKIAQIADMIAFNKHKKRIVLIAGPSSSGKTTFAQRLAIQLKVNGLRPVTISLDDYFVDRDKTPKDESGDYDFEALEAIDLVLFNQHLSSLIKGEEVGVPIFNFSKGCRENFCRKLRIDDDQLLIIEGIHGLNEKLTSSIHKDSKFKIYVSAITSMSIDDHNRIPTTDARMLRRIVRDFQFRGCSAINTIKRWPSVRRGEERNIFPFQEEADVMFNSALPFELGVLKVYAEPLLNDIDRSQPEYSEAKRLIEFLTNFVPIDSKEIPANSIIREFIGGSCFYE, from the coding sequence ATGAATGAGAATAATATGAATTTAATTAAAATAACTTTTCCCGACGGAACCGAAAAAGAAGTTATTGAAGGAACATCGCTGCTTGAATTGAGTTATGAGTTTGGCGGCGACTACAAATCTGCCATTGTTGCAGCAAAGGTGGATAATGATATTAAAGAATTAACTTTTCGTATATATAATAGCGCCAATATTGAATTTATAGATTTGACTAATGATGACGGAATGAGGATTTATAACAGAAGCCTTAGTTTTCTTTTGATAAAGGCGGTTAACGATCTTTTTCCTGACAGAAAGGTAATAATAAGCCATTCAATAAGCAAAGGCATATTCTGTGAGATTAACGGGGAGACACCCCTTACAGCTGAAGAAGTAACTAAAATTGAAGAAAGAATGAGAGAACTGGTAAAGCGGAAGATACCTTTTATAAAGAAAATTTTGTCTATAGAAGAGGCCAGGGAAATATTCAGCAAAACCGGCAGATTGGACAGATTTCGTGCCATAGAGCATAGAAAGAAACCCTATGTAACAATTTACAATTGTGACGGCTATGAAGATTACTTTTACGGATATATGGTCCCGGACACGGGATATTTGCAAAAATTTGCACTTAAATTTTATGAAACGGGATTGATAATGATGTTCCCTGATAAATCAAATCCCGACATTATTCCTAAGTTTAAAGAGCAGAAAAAGCTGTTTGCCATTTTTACAGAATACAAGAGATGGGGCCGGATACTTGGTGTCCAGGATGTCGGATCCCTTAATGCCCTTGTAAAAGAAGGCAGGGCCAATGAACTTATAAGAGTCGGAGAGGCTCTGCATGAGAAAAAAATAGCACAGATTGCCGACATGATTGCTTTTAACAAGCATAAAAAACGTATAGTGCTTATTGCGGGACCATCATCCTCAGGTAAAACAACTTTTGCTCAAAGATTGGCTATACAATTGAAAGTTAACGGTTTAAGACCGGTTACAATTTCGCTGGATGACTATTTTGTGGATAGAGACAAAACACCTAAGGATGAAAGTGGAGATTATGATTTTGAGGCTTTAGAAGCAATCGACCTTGTTCTCTTCAATCAGCATTTGTCCAGCTTGATTAAGGGAGAAGAGGTAGGAGTACCCATTTTTAATTTTTCAAAAGGATGCAGGGAAAACTTTTGCAGAAAATTAAGAATTGATGACGATCAACTGCTTATAATCGAAGGAATTCACGGATTGAATGAAAAATTGACTTCCTCGATTCATAAGGATAGCAAGTTTAAGATTTATGTAAGTGCAATTACTTCAATGAGTATTGATGATCACAATAGAATACCTACAACCGATGCAAGGATGCTGAGAAGAATTGTAAGAGATTTTCAGTTTAGGGGCTGCAGTGCCATAAACACAATTAAAAGATGGCCTTCGGTAAGACGCGGAGAGGAAAGAAATATTTTCCCGTTCCAGGAAGAAGCAGATGTTATGTTTAATTCAGCGCTTCCTTTTGAACTTGGAGTTTTGAAAGTGTATGCCGAACCGCTTTTGAATGATATTGACAGATCACAGCCTGAATATTCTGAAGCAAAAAGGCTTATAGAGTTTTTAACCAATTTTGTTCCGATAGACTCTAAAGAGATTCCTGCAAATTCTATTATAAGAGAATTTATTGGCGGCAGCTGCTTTTATGAATAG
- a CDS encoding DRTGG domain-containing protein: MKVSEIIGILDAELLTGEENLDMDIEHACGSDLMSDVMAFVKENVVLLTGLVNPQVVRTAEMMDIKVIVFVRGKVPDEKLVQFAKEKGITILITKHPMFIACGKLYCAGITGRGVWD, encoded by the coding sequence ATGAAAGTAAGCGAAATCATTGGCATTCTTGACGCGGAACTTTTGACAGGAGAAGAAAATCTTGATATGGATATCGAGCACGCTTGTGGTTCGGATCTTATGAGTGATGTTATGGCCTTTGTGAAGGAAAATGTTGTGTTGCTGACGGGGCTTGTCAATCCTCAGGTTGTAAGAACGGCTGAAATGATGGATATAAAAGTTATTGTTTTTGTAAGAGGTAAGGTGCCCGATGAAAAGTTGGTTCAATTTGCAAAGGAAAAGGGAATAACTATATTAATTACAAAACATCCGATGTTTATTGCATGCGGTAAACTCTATTGTGCCGGTATCACGGGAAGAGGTGTATGGGATTGA
- a CDS encoding ATP-binding protein yields the protein MSNSIIRQSYVIPADDFSLAGEASSCVKKMLNQLGVPPQTVKKVAIAMYEAEINAVIHAGGGTADVEIGGGKIIVTISDEGPGIPDLELAMQEGYSTAPDSIREMGFGAGMGLPNIKRYADKLDIKTEVGKGTSVEITVFL from the coding sequence TTGAGCAATAGCATTATAAGGCAGAGTTATGTTATTCCTGCCGATGATTTCTCGTTAGCCGGAGAAGCATCGAGTTGTGTAAAAAAGATGCTCAATCAATTGGGTGTTCCCCCTCAGACTGTTAAAAAGGTAGCCATTGCTATGTATGAGGCTGAGATAAATGCTGTCATTCATGCAGGAGGAGGAACTGCTGATGTTGAAATAGGCGGCGGAAAGATAATAGTAACTATTAGTGATGAAGGACCGGGTATTCCTGACCTTGAGCTGGCAATGCAGGAGGGATATTCTACTGCGCCTGACAGCATCAGGGAGATGGGATTCGGTGCCGGTATGGGTTTGCCGAACATTAAACGGTATGCTGACAAACTTGATATAAAAACTGAAGTAGGTAAAGGAACAAGTGTTGAAATAACCGTGTTTTTATAG
- a CDS encoding [Fe-Fe] hydrogenase large subunit C-terminal domain-containing protein — translation MKGYFHSVTLDEEKCKGCTNCIKRCPTEAIRVRKGKARIIAERCIDCGECIRVCPYRAKKAITDPFENIYNFKFKVAIPAPTLYGQFKYMKSINHLLNAFKLIGFDHVYEVARAAEIISSATKELMKKNDLPKPLISSACPAVVRLIQVRFPNLIDNILKLESPMELAAKIVKDEIEKNKNIPREDIGVFFITPCAAKVTSIKAPYESEKSCVDGAISIKDIYLKLFNGLGEVKQEENLVMAGFTGIRWANSGGESLALGTENFLAVDGIHNVISILEELENDKLEDVDFIETLACQGGCLGGPLTVENLYVAKTRIKKFIDMAKKNVVQENPDNIYDYDLLWKRNVEYKPILKLDEDFEIAMKKLEALQSISEELPGLDCGACGAPNCRALAEDIVRGNANETDCIFKLREKVRDLTVQMMEIESVMPPVMDKSDTNKKEKND, via the coding sequence ATGAAGGGCTACTTTCATTCGGTAACTTTAGATGAGGAAAAGTGTAAAGGATGTACCAATTGCATAAAAAGGTGCCCTACAGAGGCTATTAGAGTGAGGAAGGGAAAGGCCAGAATTATAGCTGAAAGGTGCATTGATTGCGGTGAATGTATAAGAGTCTGCCCATATCGTGCCAAGAAAGCTATTACCGATCCCTTTGAGAATATCTATAATTTCAAATTCAAGGTGGCTATACCTGCGCCTACCCTATATGGGCAGTTTAAATATATGAAGTCCATAAATCATTTGCTTAACGCTTTTAAACTGATTGGTTTCGATCATGTCTATGAGGTGGCAAGGGCTGCTGAAATTATAAGCAGTGCCACAAAGGAATTGATGAAGAAGAATGATTTGCCTAAGCCTTTGATATCATCTGCGTGTCCTGCTGTTGTAAGATTGATTCAGGTTCGTTTTCCAAACTTGATTGACAATATATTAAAGCTTGAGTCGCCCATGGAACTGGCTGCAAAAATTGTAAAAGATGAGATTGAAAAAAATAAAAATATTCCCAGAGAGGATATCGGCGTGTTTTTTATTACGCCCTGTGCAGCTAAAGTTACCAGCATTAAAGCTCCTTATGAGAGTGAAAAGTCTTGTGTTGACGGTGCTATATCCATAAAAGATATATATTTGAAATTGTTTAATGGTCTGGGTGAGGTAAAACAGGAGGAAAACTTGGTGATGGCCGGATTTACAGGAATCCGGTGGGCAAATTCCGGTGGAGAGAGTTTGGCATTAGGTACCGAGAACTTTCTTGCTGTAGATGGAATTCACAATGTAATTTCCATTTTGGAGGAATTGGAAAATGACAAGCTGGAGGATGTGGATTTTATTGAAACTTTAGCTTGTCAGGGAGGATGTCTTGGAGGACCTTTAACTGTCGAAAATTTATATGTAGCCAAAACCCGGATTAAAAAATTTATAGATATGGCTAAGAAAAATGTTGTACAGGAAAACCCGGACAATATTTATGACTATGATTTGCTATGGAAGAGAAATGTGGAATACAAGCCTATTTTGAAACTGGATGAAGATTTTGAAATTGCAATGAAAAAATTGGAAGCACTGCAGTCAATCAGTGAGGAATTGCCGGGATTGGACTGTGGAGCTTGTGGAGCACCTAATTGCAGGGCACTGGCTGAAGATATTGTAAGAGGTAATGCCAATGAGACCGATTGTATATTTAAGTTGAGGGAAAAAGTGAGAGACCTTACTGTACAAATGATGGAAATTGAGTCAGTGATGCCTCCTGTTATGGATAAAAGCGATACCAATAAAAAAGAAAAAAATGATTAG
- a CDS encoding DRTGG domain-containing protein, whose amino-acid sequence MKVNELADLLQFKVLTDDKSIDREISGVYICDLLSWVMSHANKGDVWITVHTHINIVAVAVLVEIPCIIVPEGIKVEESTILKANEEGIVILSSDKTAYQIALEIGKLL is encoded by the coding sequence ATGAAGGTTAATGAATTGGCGGATTTATTGCAATTTAAGGTGTTGACCGACGATAAGAGTATAGATAGGGAAATATCGGGGGTATATATTTGCGACTTGCTTAGCTGGGTTATGTCCCATGCCAATAAAGGGGATGTTTGGATTACGGTGCATACCCATATAAACATTGTAGCTGTCGCGGTATTGGTTGAGATTCCCTGTATAATTGTTCCCGAAGGAATTAAAGTGGAAGAGTCAACAATTCTAAAAGCAAATGAAGAAGGAATTGTTATATTGAGTTCCGATAAGACAGCCTATCAGATAGCTTTAGAAATCGGTAAACTCTTATAA
- a CDS encoding PHP domain-containing protein, whose translation MKAFYDLHIHSALSPCAEDDMTPNNIVNMAYIKGLDIIAVTDHNSALNCEAVLKCAKNRGIVAIPGMELETREEVHLVCLFPGLEEVMKMHEIVTDALPKIENREDIFGQQLIMDEDDNVIESYKQMLLTAADLSIDEAFEIVNNLSGIVVPAHVDRDSYSIISNLGMVPDYLDIIYLEVSRDCVLKEFLVNNPYLSDYSFLKSSDAHSLGQIMERESAFDIEEKSLECFMQSLKKK comes from the coding sequence ATGAAAGCCTTTTATGATCTTCATATACATTCGGCACTTTCACCCTGTGCAGAAGATGACATGACACCGAACAATATAGTTAATATGGCATATATTAAAGGTCTTGATATAATTGCAGTTACCGATCACAATTCTGCCTTAAACTGCGAGGCTGTTTTAAAATGTGCAAAAAACCGGGGAATTGTTGCAATTCCGGGAATGGAGCTGGAGACCAGGGAAGAAGTACATTTGGTTTGTCTTTTTCCGGGCCTTGAGGAAGTAATGAAAATGCATGAAATAGTTACTGATGCACTTCCTAAAATAGAGAACCGGGAGGATATCTTCGGTCAGCAGCTTATAATGGATGAAGATGACAATGTAATTGAAAGTTATAAGCAGATGCTTCTTACAGCAGCTGACTTAAGTATTGATGAAGCTTTTGAAATTGTAAATAACCTGTCGGGAATTGTTGTTCCTGCCCATGTGGACAGAGATTCCTACAGTATAATTTCAAATCTCGGAATGGTTCCTGACTATTTGGATATAATATATCTCGAAGTTTCAAGAGATTGTGTTCTGAAGGAATTTCTCGTCAATAATCCGTATCTGTCAGACTATAGTTTTTTAAAGTCCTCCGATGCCCACAGTCTCGGTCAAATTATGGAGAGGGAAAGCGCATTTGATATTGAGGAAAAAAGTTTGGAATGCTTTATGCAATCTCTTAAAAAGAAATAG
- the nuoE gene encoding NADH-quinone oxidoreductase subunit NuoE: MSENNCCCCNKVDPRDQKLQEIIEKYKDTKGALIQVLHEAQEVYGYLPIEVQKKISEGLNVPLSEIYGVVTFYTQFSLNPKGKYKISVCMGTACYVKGAGQILDKFKEILGLEVGECSEDGLFSLEPCRCLGACGLAPVITINEDVYGKLVPDDVEGIIKKYKEQ; this comes from the coding sequence ATGAGCGAAAACAATTGCTGCTGCTGTAACAAGGTTGATCCCAGAGATCAAAAACTGCAGGAAATCATTGAGAAGTATAAGGATACAAAAGGTGCATTAATTCAAGTATTGCACGAGGCACAGGAAGTATACGGATATTTGCCTATTGAAGTTCAGAAAAAAATATCCGAAGGATTGAATGTGCCATTATCTGAGATCTATGGAGTTGTCACTTTCTATACCCAGTTCTCTTTAAATCCCAAAGGAAAGTACAAAATTTCCGTTTGTATGGGTACAGCTTGTTATGTTAAAGGAGCTGGCCAAATCCTGGATAAATTTAAAGAAATACTTGGATTGGAAGTTGGAGAATGTTCAGAGGACGGTTTGTTCTCGTTAGAGCCATGTAGATGTTTGGGTGCATGCGGTTTGGCACCGGTTATAACAATTAATGAAGATGTGTATGGTAAACTTGTTCCTGACGATGTAGAGGGAATAATTAAAAAATATAAGGAACAGTAG
- a CDS encoding ATP-binding protein — MKDLSLHLMDIVQNSISAKASKICVSLTADTQADILTMRIADNGEGIEESLLKNIASPFATTRKTRKVGMGISLLKASSNMAEGDIEIYSKKFEGTTVEATFKISHIDRLPLGDLAETMVTLIMANPDIEFELDLSNKKDCFSFRTVEVKEQLKDIPITQFEVLNWIREYINSGIKIIFGGVLNEIIS; from the coding sequence ATGAAGGATTTATCTTTGCATTTGATGGATATAGTGCAGAACTCTATTTCTGCAAAAGCAAGCAAAATCTGTGTTTCATTGACTGCTGACACACAAGCAGATATATTGACAATGAGAATTGCTGACAATGGAGAGGGTATTGAGGAAAGTTTGCTGAAAAATATTGCCAGTCCATTTGCTACTACCAGGAAGACAAGAAAAGTAGGTATGGGCATATCTCTCTTAAAGGCTTCGTCAAACATGGCAGAAGGAGACATTGAAATTTACTCGAAAAAGTTTGAAGGGACTACAGTGGAGGCAACTTTTAAAATATCTCACATTGACAGGCTGCCTCTTGGGGATTTGGCTGAAACAATGGTAACCTTAATTATGGCAAATCCTGACATTGAGTTTGAGCTGGATTTAAGCAATAAAAAGGATTGTTTCAGTTTTAGAACCGTAGAGGTAAAGGAACAGCTTAAAGACATTCCTATAACACAGTTTGAAGTATTAAACTGGATACGTGAATATATAAACAGTGGAATAAAGATTATTTTTGGAGGGGTGCTAAATGAAATCATTAGCTGA
- a CDS encoding (2Fe-2S) ferredoxin domain-containing protein: MKSLAELEEIRKKTLEQISLRTSNNGMRVVVGMATCGIAAGARPVMTAFIEELNKRNLRDVTVTMTGCIGVCRLEPIVEVIDKDGNKTTYVKMTPEKVARVVAEHIVNGRVCLDLTIGEADK; encoded by the coding sequence ATGAAATCATTAGCTGAATTGGAAGAAATCAGAAAGAAAACCCTTGAGCAAATAAGCCTTAGAACAAGCAACAACGGTATGAGGGTAGTTGTAGGTATGGCTACCTGCGGTATAGCAGCCGGTGCAAGACCTGTTATGACAGCGTTTATAGAAGAATTAAACAAAAGAAATCTGAGAGATGTAACTGTGACTATGACCGGTTGTATAGGTGTTTGCAGACTTGAACCTATAGTTGAGGTTATTGATAAGGATGGAAACAAGACCACTTATGTCAAAATGACCCCTGAAAAGGTTGCACGTGTAGTGGCTGAGCATATAGTTAACGGAAGAGTATGTCTTGATCTTACAATTGGAGAAGCAGATAAATAA
- the nuoF gene encoding NADH-quinone oxidoreductase subunit NuoF: MQLYRSHVLVCGGTGCTSSNSEKIIAEFETHLAKNNLQNEVKVVKTGCFGLCAKGPIIVVYPEGAMYTMVTVEDVKEITEEHLLKGRIVKRLLHNDTHEDGTSKSLENVDFFSRQMRIALRNCGVINPEDITEYIAYDGYKALGKVLTELKPEEVIDIIKRSGLRGRGGGGFPTGLKWEFAAKQPGGQKYVCCNADEGDPGAFMDRSVLEGDPHSVIEAMAIAGYAIGADQGYVYIRAEYPIAVKRLQIAIEQAKEYGLLGKNIFGTDFSFDLEIRLGAGAFVCGEETALMTSIEGHRGEPRPRPPFPAVKGLWGKPTILNNVETYANIPQIILKGPEWFASIGTEKSKGTKVFAVGGKINNTGLVEIPMGTTLREVIYDIGGGIPNGKKFKAAQTGGPSGGCIPASHLDTPIDYDSLIQLGSMMGSGGLIIMDEDNCMVDIAKFFLEFTVDESCGKCPPCRIGTKRMLEILERITEGKGEEGDIEKLELLAKNIKASALCGLGQTAPNPILSTLRYFKDEYIAHVKDKKCPAGVCKAMMRYIINAELCKSCGICARQCPVKAISGEKKVPYVIDQDKCIKCGVCMEKCPFKAIFKN; the protein is encoded by the coding sequence ATGCAATTATATAGATCGCATGTTCTGGTTTGTGGCGGTACAGGCTGTACTTCTTCAAATTCAGAAAAGATAATCGCTGAGTTTGAAACTCATCTTGCAAAAAACAATCTTCAGAATGAAGTGAAGGTAGTTAAAACAGGATGCTTCGGTCTTTGTGCCAAGGGTCCTATAATTGTTGTATACCCTGAAGGTGCCATGTATACTATGGTTACAGTTGAGGATGTTAAAGAAATTACCGAAGAGCACCTGTTAAAGGGTAGAATTGTCAAAAGATTGCTTCACAATGATACTCATGAAGACGGTACTTCAAAATCTTTGGAAAATGTCGACTTTTTCTCAAGGCAAATGAGAATTGCCTTAAGAAACTGCGGTGTTATAAATCCGGAAGATATTACAGAGTATATAGCTTATGACGGATACAAAGCTCTTGGAAAAGTATTGACTGAGTTAAAGCCTGAGGAAGTTATAGATATAATTAAGAGATCAGGACTCCGTGGAAGAGGAGGCGGAGGATTCCCTACAGGTTTGAAATGGGAATTTGCTGCAAAGCAACCCGGAGGACAAAAGTATGTATGTTGTAATGCCGACGAAGGAGACCCGGGTGCGTTCATGGACAGAAGTGTTCTTGAAGGAGACCCCCACTCTGTAATTGAAGCAATGGCTATTGCAGGATATGCTATTGGAGCCGATCAGGGTTATGTATATATAAGGGCAGAATACCCGATAGCTGTAAAAAGGCTTCAAATAGCTATAGAACAGGCTAAAGAATATGGTCTTTTGGGTAAAAACATATTCGGAACAGATTTCAGTTTTGATTTGGAAATAAGACTTGGTGCCGGAGCTTTCGTTTGTGGTGAGGAAACAGCTCTTATGACTTCCATAGAAGGTCATAGAGGTGAGCCGAGACCGAGACCTCCATTCCCTGCAGTTAAAGGATTATGGGGAAAACCAACCATACTCAATAACGTTGAAACCTATGCAAATATTCCTCAAATTATTCTTAAAGGACCCGAATGGTTTGCCAGCATAGGAACTGAAAAGAGTAAGGGAACAAAAGTTTTTGCGGTAGGTGGTAAGATAAACAACACAGGGCTTGTTGAAATACCTATGGGTACTACTTTGAGAGAAGTTATATATGACATAGGCGGAGGAATACCGAACGGAAAGAAATTTAAAGCTGCTCAAACCGGTGGACCTTCCGGCGGTTGTATACCTGCAAGTCATTTGGATACACCTATAGATTACGATTCATTGATTCAGCTGGGATCAATGATGGGTTCCGGTGGACTTATAATCATGGACGAAGACAACTGTATGGTTGACATAGCTAAGTTCTTCCTTGAATTTACAGTTGATGAGTCCTGCGGTAAATGTCCTCCATGTCGTATAGGTACAAAGAGAATGTTGGAAATTTTAGAGAGAATAACTGAAGGAAAAGGTGAAGAAGGGGATATTGAAAAGCTTGAGCTTCTTGCAAAGAATATTAAAGCTTCAGCTCTGTGCGGATTGGGTCAGACTGCACCAAACCCAATTTTAAGTACCTTGAGATACTTTAAGGATGAATATATAGCTCACGTTAAGGATAAAAAATGTCCTGCGGGAGTATGTAAAGCAATGATGAGGTATATTATAAATGCAGAACTCTGTAAGAGCTGTGGTATTTGTGCTAGACAATGTCCTGTTAAAGCTATTAGCGGTGAAAAGAAAGTACCATATGTTATTGATCAGGATAAATGTATTAAATGTGGCGTATGTATGGAAAAATGTCCATTCAAGGCCATATTTAAGAATTAA